In the Pseudomonas sp. DTU_2021_1001937_2_SI_NGA_ILE_001 genome, one interval contains:
- the eat gene encoding ethanolamine permease: protein MSKETLATPPSQGGVETEAVSADYFASRQLKQGAAGWVLLIGLGVAYVISGDYAGWNFGLAQGGWGGMFIATLLMATMYLCMCFSLAELSSMIPTAGGGYGFTRTAFGPWGGFLTGTAILIEYAIAPAAIACFIGAYCESLFGIGGWVIYLVFYVVFIGIHILGAGEALKLMFAITAVAAIALAVYILSMAPHFQVSNLFDIPATEAKGASSFLPFGYMGIWAALPYAIWFFLAVEGVPLAAEETKNPQRDLPRGLIGAMLVLLAFAGLILLVGPGAAGAQALVASGNPLVESLVKVYGGSTWMSQFVNLVGLAGLIASFFSIIYAYSRQIFALSRAGYLPRGLSLTNRNKAPVMALVVPGIIGFGLSLTGQGDLLILVAVFGATLSYVMMMAAHITLRVRRPDMPRPYKTPGGVLTSSVALVLAAVALVAGFLVDPRVVIGAAVIYALLIAYFALYSRHHLVSGTPEEEFAAIQAAEQSLR from the coding sequence ATGTCCAAAGAAACCCTTGCCACACCGCCCTCGCAAGGCGGTGTGGAAACCGAGGCCGTGAGCGCCGACTACTTCGCCAGCCGCCAGCTCAAGCAGGGCGCCGCCGGCTGGGTACTGCTGATCGGCCTGGGCGTCGCCTACGTGATTTCCGGTGACTACGCCGGCTGGAACTTCGGCCTGGCCCAAGGGGGCTGGGGCGGCATGTTCATCGCCACCCTGCTGATGGCGACCATGTACCTGTGCATGTGCTTCTCGCTGGCCGAGCTGTCGTCGATGATCCCCACCGCCGGTGGCGGCTACGGCTTCACCCGCACGGCCTTCGGCCCTTGGGGCGGCTTTCTGACCGGCACGGCGATCCTCATCGAGTACGCCATCGCCCCGGCAGCCATCGCCTGCTTCATCGGTGCCTACTGCGAGTCGCTGTTCGGTATCGGCGGCTGGGTGATCTACCTGGTGTTCTACGTGGTGTTCATCGGCATCCACATTCTTGGCGCCGGCGAAGCACTGAAGCTGATGTTCGCCATTACCGCCGTGGCCGCCATCGCCCTGGCCGTGTACATCCTGTCGATGGCGCCACACTTCCAGGTCAGCAACCTGTTCGACATCCCGGCCACCGAGGCCAAGGGCGCCAGCAGCTTCCTGCCATTCGGCTACATGGGCATCTGGGCCGCGCTGCCCTACGCCATCTGGTTCTTCCTGGCCGTCGAAGGCGTGCCGCTGGCCGCCGAAGAAACCAAGAACCCGCAGCGTGACCTGCCACGCGGCCTGATCGGCGCCATGCTGGTGCTGCTGGCCTTCGCCGGGCTGATCCTGCTGGTCGGCCCTGGCGCCGCCGGTGCCCAGGCGCTGGTGGCTTCCGGCAACCCGCTGGTGGAGTCGCTGGTCAAGGTCTATGGCGGTTCCACCTGGATGAGCCAGTTCGTCAACCTGGTCGGCCTGGCCGGCCTGATCGCCAGCTTCTTCTCGATCATCTACGCCTACTCGCGGCAGATCTTCGCCCTGTCGCGGGCCGGCTACCTGCCGCGCGGCCTGTCGCTGACCAACCGCAACAAGGCGCCGGTAATGGCCCTGGTGGTGCCTGGCATCATCGGCTTCGGCCTGTCGCTGACCGGCCAGGGCGACCTGCTGATCCTGGTGGCGGTGTTCGGCGCCACACTGTCCTACGTGATGATGATGGCCGCGCACATCACCCTGCGCGTACGCCGCCCGGACATGCCCCGCCCGTACAAGACCCCTGGCGGCGTGCTGACTTCGTCGGTAGCCCTGGTGCTGGCCGCCGTGGCGTTGGTCGCAGGCTTCCTGGTCGACCCACGGGTCGTGATCGGGGCGGCGGTGATCTACGCTCTGTTGATCGCCTACTTCGCGCTGTACAGCCGGCATCACCTGGTTTCCGGTACGCCGGAAGAAGAGTTCGCGGCCATCCAGGCTGCCGAGCAATCGTTGCGCTGA
- a CDS encoding ethanolamine ammonia-lyase subunit EutB: MAGFTHTLAHMTWRFESLRELMAKASPARSGDFLAEVAAQNDAERAAAQMALADVPLKHFLQEAVIPYEKDEVTRLIIDTHDTRAFAPVSHLTVGGLRDWLLSEQADEASLKALAPGLTPEMVAAVSKIMRIQDLVLVAQKTRVETRFRNTQGLRGRMSTRLQPNHPTDDPAGIAASIVDGLLYGNGDAMIGINPATDSMSSICTLLEMLDAIIQRYQIPTQSCVLTHVTSSIAAIERGAPLDLVFQSIAGTEAANASFGVSLKVLQEGYEAGLSLKRGTLGNNLMYFETGQGSALSANAHHGVDQQTCETRAYGVARHFNPFLVNTVVGFIGPEYLYNGKQIIRAGLEDHFCGKLLGVPMGCDICYTNHAEADQDDMDVLLTLLGAAGINFIMGIPGSDDVMLNYQTTSFHDALYARKVLGLHAAPEFEQWLARMGIFQQQGGQLRMGEELPPAFRQALAQLA; the protein is encoded by the coding sequence ATGGCCGGATTTACCCACACCCTCGCCCACATGACCTGGCGCTTCGAGAGCCTGCGCGAACTGATGGCCAAGGCCAGCCCGGCGCGTTCCGGCGACTTTCTCGCTGAGGTCGCCGCGCAGAACGACGCCGAACGTGCCGCCGCACAGATGGCCCTGGCCGACGTGCCGCTCAAGCACTTCCTGCAGGAAGCGGTGATTCCGTACGAGAAGGACGAAGTCACCCGGTTGATCATCGACACCCACGACACCCGCGCCTTCGCCCCGGTCAGTCACCTCACGGTGGGCGGGCTGCGCGACTGGCTGCTCAGCGAACAGGCCGACGAAGCCAGCCTGAAGGCCCTGGCGCCCGGCCTGACCCCGGAAATGGTCGCGGCGGTGTCGAAGATCATGCGCATCCAGGACCTGGTACTGGTGGCGCAGAAGACCCGCGTGGAAACGCGCTTTCGCAACACCCAGGGCCTGCGCGGGCGGATGTCCACGCGCCTGCAGCCCAACCACCCCACCGACGACCCGGCAGGCATCGCCGCCAGCATCGTCGATGGCCTGCTGTACGGTAACGGCGACGCCATGATCGGCATCAACCCGGCCACCGACAGCATGAGTTCGATCTGCACCCTGCTGGAGATGCTCGACGCCATCATCCAGCGCTACCAGATTCCTACCCAGTCCTGCGTGCTGACCCACGTCACCAGCTCCATCGCCGCCATCGAGCGCGGTGCGCCGCTGGACCTGGTGTTCCAGTCCATCGCCGGCACCGAGGCGGCCAACGCCAGCTTCGGGGTCAGCCTCAAGGTGCTGCAGGAAGGCTACGAAGCCGGCCTGAGCCTCAAGCGCGGCACCCTGGGCAACAACCTGATGTACTTCGAGACCGGCCAGGGCAGCGCGCTGTCGGCCAACGCCCACCATGGCGTCGACCAGCAGACCTGCGAGACCCGCGCCTATGGCGTGGCCCGGCACTTCAACCCGTTCCTGGTCAACACCGTGGTCGGTTTCATCGGCCCGGAGTACCTGTACAACGGCAAGCAGATCATCCGCGCCGGCCTGGAAGACCACTTCTGCGGCAAGCTGCTGGGCGTGCCCATGGGCTGCGACATCTGCTACACCAACCACGCCGAAGCCGACCAGGACGACATGGACGTGCTGCTGACCCTGCTGGGCGCGGCGGGTATCAATTTCATCATGGGCATTCCCGGCTCCGACGACGTGATGCTCAACTACCAGACCACCTCGTTCCACGATGCGCTGTACGCCCGCAAGGTGCTGGGCCTGCATGCCGCACCGGAGTTCGAGCAGTGGCTGGCACGCATGGGCATCTTCCAGCAACAGGGTGGCCAGCTGCGCATGGGCGAAGAACTGCCGCCGGCCTTCCGCCAGGCCCTGGCGCAACTGGCTTGA
- the eutC gene encoding ethanolamine ammonia-lyase subunit EutC, with product MADKSPATANPWQHLRQLTPARIALGRAGTSLPTAAQLDFQFAHAQARDAVHLPFDHTAISEQLQQRQLDTLLLHSAAPDRHTYLQRPDLGRRLNEESAQRLDEHAAQHGKGHDLAIVIADGLSSLAVQRHSWPFLEKLLEQVRAEGWSLAPITLVQQGRVAVADEVGERLGAKMSVILIGERPGLSSPDSLGLYFTWAPKVGLNDAYRNCISNVRLEGLSYGMAAYRLMYLMREACRRQLSGVDLKDEAEVPTLEGGGPGNFLLDNKQ from the coding sequence ATGGCCGACAAATCCCCAGCCACCGCCAACCCCTGGCAGCACCTGCGCCAGCTGACCCCGGCGCGCATCGCCCTGGGTCGCGCCGGCACCAGCCTGCCCACTGCCGCCCAGCTGGATTTCCAGTTCGCCCACGCCCAGGCCCGCGACGCGGTGCACCTGCCCTTCGACCACACAGCCATCAGCGAACAGCTGCAGCAGCGCCAGCTCGACACCCTGCTGCTGCACAGCGCCGCGCCGGACCGCCACACCTACCTGCAACGCCCGGACCTCGGCCGGCGGCTCAATGAGGAGTCGGCACAGCGGCTCGATGAGCATGCCGCTCAACACGGCAAGGGCCATGACCTGGCGATTGTGATCGCCGACGGCCTGTCGTCCCTGGCCGTGCAGCGCCACAGCTGGCCATTTCTGGAAAAGCTGCTGGAGCAGGTGCGCGCCGAAGGCTGGTCGCTGGCGCCCATCACCCTGGTGCAACAGGGTCGGGTGGCGGTGGCCGACGAAGTGGGTGAACGCCTGGGCGCGAAGATGAGCGTGATCCTGATCGGCGAACGCCCAGGACTCAGCTCGCCAGACAGCCTGGGCCTGTACTTCACCTGGGCACCGAAGGTCGGCCTCAACGACGCCTACCGCAACTGCATCTCCAACGTGCGCCTGGAGGGTCTGAGCTACGGCATGGCCGCCTACCGGCTGATGTACCTGATGCGCGAGGCCTGCCGACGGCAGCTGTCGGGTGTGGACCTCAAGGACGAGGCCGAAGTACCGACCCTGGAAGGCGGCGGACCGGGGAATTTCCTGCTCGACAACAAGCAGTGA
- a CDS encoding type II toxin-antitoxin system MqsR family toxin — MEKRLPHSRLSTVRKLIEAGNVRSTRTALMGGAALGLDFNGILKVVMSLTPADFCKSMATHSNHRIWQDVYRTHTQVGEIYLKLTVIEDVLIVSFKES, encoded by the coding sequence ATGGAGAAGCGGCTGCCTCATAGCAGGCTATCCACCGTAAGAAAGTTGATCGAAGCCGGAAATGTTCGCTCCACGAGAACAGCACTCATGGGCGGTGCGGCGTTGGGGCTGGATTTCAATGGAATCCTGAAGGTTGTGATGTCTTTGACCCCGGCAGACTTCTGCAAGAGCATGGCGACCCACTCCAATCACAGGATCTGGCAGGACGTGTACCGAACACACACCCAAGTCGGTGAGATCTACCTGAAGCTGACCGTGATCGAAGACGTGCTCATCGTATCCTTCAAGGAATCATGA
- a CDS encoding type II toxin-antitoxin system MqsA family antitoxin codes for MKCPFCAVGELAHDIRDLPYLYKGQHTTIDAVNGEFCSECAEAILDTEESTRVSQAMLAFNKQVNASMVDPGFISGVRKKLGLDQREAGEIFGGGVNAFSRYENGKAKPPVALVKLLKVLDRHPELLSEVRTA; via the coding sequence ATGAAATGCCCCTTCTGCGCAGTTGGCGAACTGGCCCACGACATTCGCGACCTGCCCTATCTCTACAAAGGCCAACACACGACAATTGATGCGGTGAATGGCGAGTTCTGCAGCGAATGCGCTGAAGCCATTCTCGACACCGAAGAATCGACACGCGTCAGTCAGGCAATGCTGGCCTTTAACAAACAGGTCAACGCATCGATGGTGGATCCGGGGTTCATCAGCGGCGTGCGCAAGAAACTCGGCCTCGATCAACGCGAAGCCGGAGAAATCTTTGGCGGTGGGGTCAACGCTTTCTCACGTTATGAAAACGGCAAGGCCAAGCCCCCCGTGGCCCTGGTGAAGCTGCTCAAGGTACTGGACAGACACCCCGAGCTGTTGAGCGAAGTCCGTACCGCTTGA